One genomic window of Blastocatellia bacterium includes the following:
- a CDS encoding HU family DNA-binding protein: protein MTKAELVEEVARAAELNKRDAEVIVETVFDSIIGALHKGEKVELRGFGSFRTRERGPRRGRNPKTGEPVDVPAKRVPYFKPGKELKEFFTDSPEAEGDKAEDRESHGVTAEAATASEPAAETGNASTEATGGSSSSGSAD, encoded by the coding sequence ATGACGAAAGCAGAGCTTGTAGAAGAAGTGGCGCGCGCTGCGGAGTTGAACAAGCGCGACGCGGAAGTGATTGTCGAAACGGTTTTTGATTCGATTATCGGGGCGCTGCACAAAGGCGAAAAGGTCGAATTGCGCGGCTTTGGCAGTTTCCGCACCCGCGAGCGCGGCCCGCGCCGTGGCCGCAACCCGAAGACCGGCGAGCCGGTTGATGTGCCAGCCAAGCGTGTCCCTTACTTTAAGCCAGGCAAAGAGCTGAAAGAATTCTTCACCGACTCGCCCGAGGCCGAAGGCGACAAGGCTGAAGATAGGGAGAGTCACGGTGTAACTGCCGAAGCGGCGACGGCGAGCGAGCCGGCAGCCGAAACCGGCAACGCCAGCACGGAAGCGACCGGCGGTTCGTCTTCTTCCGGCTCGGCTGACTAA
- the mutS gene encoding DNA mismatch repair protein MutS yields MSTPLRRQYLEIKRRYPGMILLFQIGDFYETFDEDAQTLARELGVVLTRKWFGKGNAHPLAGVPVRSLESHLAKLIQRGYKVAVCDQVTPPGKGLVEREVTRIITPGTIIEPGLLERRANNYLAAFIIDERLAGIAYADISTGEFRMTELNREQAISELERIAPAELIAPRDIELPTLEIRSITRLDEALVSFTAARRALLEHFDVASLAAFGAEQSKPATRAAGAIIAYLRDTQGDALSNLTHLQSYRATSFMQLDPQTLRNLEIFQGWDFTGGAPTGSLVATIDLTETPMGGRLLRRWLRHPLLEINELRARQDAVEWFVKRGQTRERSRALLENVLDVERLLGRIRRRLAVPYETLSLAHSLKHVGELRALLERDGAPADYFAQLEKCDDVIAFIEGAISDRPPSDFERGGIIRPGFSRELDELRAILGGGRTFLADFEKRERQRTGIRSLKVGYNKVFGYYIEVTKPNLRLVPVEYVRKQTLTNAERFFTLELKEHESLIANARERILELETTLYRQACDEISRHHDRISRVGAALGRLDLFTALAELAVERQYVRPELTEDDELTIIKGRHPMIEQMLEGREFVANDTRLSNHDTQIMLITAPNMAGKSVYLRQVALICLLGQIGSFVPAQSARLGLLDRIFTRIGLNDYTLRGHSSFMIEMIETAHILHHATPRSLVLLDEIGRGTSTADGLSIARAVIEYLHNQPRLQAKTLFATHYHELTDVSDYLPRVRNYHVAVRERGGKVHYLHRLEAGRAEKSFGIYVAQIAGLPKPVLRRAGELLNERDQAASEAKRGGGSSETLAPAYRALLDQLAALDINELSPVEALTRLYEMQQRAKELNGAND; encoded by the coding sequence ATGAGCACGCCGCTGCGCCGACAATACCTGGAGATCAAGCGCCGCTATCCGGGCATGATCCTGCTGTTTCAAATCGGCGACTTCTACGAGACCTTTGACGAAGACGCGCAGACGCTGGCCCGCGAGCTGGGCGTCGTGCTGACCCGCAAATGGTTCGGCAAAGGCAATGCCCATCCGCTTGCAGGCGTTCCCGTGCGCTCGCTCGAAAGCCATCTGGCCAAGCTCATTCAGCGCGGCTATAAGGTCGCCGTCTGCGATCAAGTGACGCCGCCGGGCAAGGGGCTGGTCGAGCGCGAAGTCACGCGCATTATCACGCCCGGCACGATCATCGAGCCGGGATTGCTCGAACGCCGCGCCAACAATTATCTCGCCGCCTTCATCATTGATGAGCGCCTCGCCGGCATCGCTTATGCCGACATCTCGACCGGCGAGTTTCGCATGACGGAACTGAACCGCGAGCAGGCCATCAGCGAGCTTGAGCGCATCGCCCCGGCAGAGCTGATTGCGCCGCGTGACATCGAATTGCCGACGCTTGAGATTCGCTCGATCACACGGCTCGACGAAGCACTGGTTTCCTTCACGGCGGCACGCCGCGCTCTGCTTGAACACTTTGACGTCGCGTCGCTTGCGGCCTTCGGCGCGGAACAGTCGAAACCGGCGACGCGGGCGGCGGGGGCGATCATCGCTTACCTGCGCGACACGCAGGGTGACGCGCTCAGTAATCTGACTCACTTGCAAAGCTATCGCGCCACGAGCTTCATGCAGCTCGACCCGCAGACCTTGCGCAACCTGGAAATCTTTCAGGGCTGGGACTTCACCGGCGGCGCGCCGACCGGCTCGCTGGTGGCGACCATAGACTTGACCGAAACGCCGATGGGCGGGCGCCTGCTGCGGCGCTGGCTGCGCCACCCGCTGCTAGAGATTAATGAGCTGCGCGCTCGCCAGGATGCGGTCGAATGGTTCGTCAAGCGCGGGCAGACGCGCGAGCGCAGCCGGGCGCTGCTTGAAAACGTGCTTGATGTCGAACGCCTGCTTGGTCGCATTCGCCGCCGCCTCGCCGTGCCTTACGAGACCTTGAGCCTGGCGCACAGTCTCAAGCATGTCGGCGAGCTTCGCGCGTTGCTCGAACGCGACGGCGCGCCGGCGGATTACTTTGCGCAGCTAGAAAAGTGCGACGACGTGATTGCCTTCATCGAAGGCGCGATCAGCGACCGCCCGCCGAGCGACTTTGAGCGTGGCGGCATCATCCGCCCAGGCTTTTCGCGCGAGCTTGACGAGTTGCGCGCCATACTCGGCGGGGGACGGACGTTCCTCGCAGACTTCGAGAAACGCGAGCGCCAGCGCACAGGCATCCGCTCGCTGAAGGTTGGCTATAACAAGGTCTTCGGTTATTACATCGAAGTCACGAAGCCAAACCTGCGACTGGTGCCGGTGGAGTATGTGCGCAAGCAGACGCTGACGAATGCCGAGCGTTTCTTTACGCTTGAGCTGAAAGAGCACGAATCGCTGATCGCTAACGCCCGCGAGCGCATCCTCGAACTGGAGACGACACTGTACCGGCAGGCGTGCGACGAAATCAGCCGGCACCACGACCGCATCAGCCGTGTCGGCGCGGCGCTCGGCCGGCTCGACCTGTTCACGGCGCTTGCGGAGCTTGCCGTCGAGCGCCAGTATGTGCGGCCAGAGCTGACCGAAGACGACGAGCTGACGATCATCAAGGGCCGCCACCCGATGATTGAGCAGATGTTAGAGGGGCGCGAGTTTGTCGCCAACGATACGCGGCTGTCGAACCACGACACACAGATCATGTTAATCACCGCGCCGAATATGGCCGGCAAGTCGGTTTATCTGCGGCAGGTGGCGTTGATCTGTCTGCTCGGCCAGATCGGCAGCTTCGTGCCGGCGCAGTCGGCGCGGCTGGGGTTGCTGGATCGCATCTTCACGCGCATCGGCTTGAACGATTACACGTTGCGCGGTCACTCGAGCTTCATGATCGAGATGATCGAGACCGCGCACATCCTGCATCACGCGACGCCGCGCAGCCTCGTCCTGCTTGACGAGATCGGGCGCGGCACCTCGACCGCCGACGGATTATCGATTGCGCGGGCGGTGATCGAGTATCTGCACAATCAGCCGCGGCTTCAGGCGAAGACATTGTTTGCGACCCACTATCACGAGCTGACCGATGTGAGTGATTACCTGCCGCGCGTGCGCAACTATCACGTCGCGGTGCGCGAGCGCGGCGGCAAGGTACACTATCTGCACAGGCTGGAAGCGGGCCGCGCCGAAAAGAGTTTTGGGATTTACGTCGCCCAGATTGCCGGCTTGCCAAAACCTGTGCTGCGCCGCGCCGGCGAGCTGTTAAACGAGCGCGATCAAGCGGCGAGCGAAGCAAAACGCGGCGGCGGTTCATCCGAAACGCTCGCGCCGGCGTACCGCGCTTTGCTCGACCAGCTTGCCGCGCTCGACATCAACGAGTTGAGCCCGGTCGAAGCGTTGACCAGGCTCTACGAGATGCAACAGCGCGCCAAGGAATTAAACGGGGCGAATGATTGA
- a CDS encoding ACT domain-containing protein, producing the protein MFKLTLLPDTLAICRLSPDAVIPGWAFASNFYSITRTADELSIVCHQREVPDDIQSEGDWRGLKVHGPLAFSMVGVMASLTAPLAAAGISIFVISTFDTDYLLVKQAHLESAIAALAAAGHSIIRPV; encoded by the coding sequence ATGTTCAAGCTAACCCTGCTACCTGATACGCTGGCGATCTGCCGCCTGTCACCTGATGCGGTAATTCCCGGTTGGGCCTTCGCGTCTAACTTCTACAGCATCACGCGCACGGCAGACGAGCTTTCCATTGTCTGTCATCAACGAGAGGTTCCCGACGACATTCAGAGTGAGGGGGATTGGCGAGGTTTGAAAGTTCATGGGCCGCTCGCCTTCTCGATGGTCGGCGTGATGGCGAGTCTAACCGCGCCGCTCGCCGCTGCCGGCATCAGCATCTTCGTCATCTCGACCTTCGACACCGATTACCTGTTGGTCAAGCAAGCGCATCTGGAATCGGCCATTGCCGCGCTCGCCGCTGCCGGTCATTCAATCATTCGCCCCGTTTAA
- the ndk gene encoding nucleoside-diphosphate kinase, which yields MERTLVLIKPDAVQRGLIGRILARFEDKGLKVAGMKFMKLTDALLNEHYSHLADKPFFPGTKRFMTLTPVVAICIEGLDAVETVRRSCGITKAREAAPGTIRGDWAMSVQANLVHASDSLETAKAEVARFFEAAELFEYDSALTPTVYSEDELG from the coding sequence ATGGAACGCACTTTAGTTTTAATCAAACCCGACGCGGTGCAGCGCGGCCTGATTGGCCGCATCCTGGCGCGCTTTGAAGACAAAGGCTTGAAAGTCGCCGGCATGAAATTCATGAAGCTCACGGACGCCTTGCTGAACGAGCATTATAGCCATCTGGCCGATAAGCCATTCTTTCCCGGCACCAAGCGATTCATGACACTGACGCCGGTGGTCGCCATCTGCATCGAAGGGCTCGATGCGGTCGAAACCGTGCGCCGGTCGTGCGGCATCACCAAAGCCCGCGAGGCCGCGCCCGGCACGATTCGCGGCGACTGGGCCATGAGCGTGCAGGCCAATCTGGTTCACGCATCGGATTCGCTCGAAACCGCGAAGGCTGAAGTGGCGCGCTTCTTCGAGGCGGCGGAACTTTTTGAGTACGACTCGGCGTTGACGCCGACCGTCTATTCCGAAGACGAGCTTGGATAG
- the cyaY gene encoding iron donor protein CyaY: MSDRLSDAEFQEKAETTIRDLEEAFAALGEDRDLDVDAQGGILSITFEEGEPGRFIVSPNSSVRQLWVSARVSSYKFDWSAEANAFVLTGTGEPIKQVMTRLAQEQLADQNVTL; encoded by the coding sequence ATGAGCGACCGATTGAGCGATGCTGAATTTCAGGAGAAAGCCGAGACGACGATCCGCGACCTTGAGGAAGCCTTCGCGGCGCTCGGCGAAGACCGCGACCTTGATGTCGATGCGCAGGGCGGCATCCTAAGCATCACTTTTGAAGAAGGCGAGCCGGGCCGCTTCATTGTCAGCCCGAATTCCTCTGTGCGCCAGTTGTGGGTATCGGCGCGCGTTTCGAGCTACAAGTTCGACTGGTCCGCGGAAGCGAATGCTTTTGTGCTGACCGGCACAGGCGAGCCGATCAAGCAGGTGATGACGCGCCTCGCGCAAGAACAGCTCGCCGACCAGAACGTGACGTTATAG
- a CDS encoding N-acetylmuramoyl-L-alanine amidase-like domain-containing protein: protein MRRTGKTDTPTLAEIRRLLNLVRDTDGPDERLARLSAQFLDAPYLSNPLGGGPDVAESLVTRLDGFDCVTYVETVLALAGSRAASQFSDALREMRYADGQLNWRSRNHYMADWVKHNRRRGIVKDITVGPRAVTRTRRLSLIQQLPSKTVTFRVFPKQAMATIRRIAETGDIALFASTRRNLDVFHMGFIIKRADQVWLRHASRTAGRVIDQPLAEFLKAQRMSGIILLRPLCQP, encoded by the coding sequence TTGCGACGAACTGGGAAAACCGACACGCCGACGCTTGCCGAAATCCGGCGATTGCTGAATCTCGTCCGCGACACAGACGGGCCGGACGAACGATTGGCGCGATTGTCGGCGCAGTTTCTTGACGCGCCGTACCTGAGCAATCCGCTCGGCGGTGGCCCGGACGTGGCTGAATCGCTGGTGACGCGCCTGGATGGCTTCGACTGCGTGACCTACGTTGAAACGGTGCTGGCGCTCGCCGGCTCGCGCGCCGCAAGTCAGTTCAGCGATGCCTTACGCGAGATGCGCTATGCCGATGGTCAGCTAAACTGGCGCAGCCGCAATCACTACATGGCGGACTGGGTGAAGCATAATCGGCGGCGGGGAATCGTCAAGGACATCACGGTCGGCCCGCGCGCCGTCACACGCACGCGGCGGCTCTCGCTCATTCAGCAATTGCCATCAAAGACGGTCACCTTTCGCGTTTTTCCAAAGCAAGCGATGGCCACGATTCGCCGCATCGCCGAGACCGGCGACATTGCGCTGTTCGCTTCGACGCGGCGCAATCTCGACGTGTTTCACATGGGATTCATTATCAAGCGCGCCGATCAGGTGTGGCTGCGCCACGCGTCGCGCACTGCCGGGCGAGTCATCGATCAACCGCTCGCCGAGTTTTTGAAAGCGCAGCGAATGTCTGGAATCATTCTGCTGAGACCTCTATGCCAACCATAA
- a CDS encoding glycosyltransferase family A protein, with protein MPTITAVLSADGDPRAASASLAAHAAVTEIIHFAREAPLASTPADAKSRVITGDFLSGRGINELIESAAGDYLLIVLPGEEVEFGQHAIARFLQVATDTGGNFVYSDFRDAAGDSLSDHPLIDYQTGSIRDSFDFGSVVLIARDAARDALSRHGAIDEQWRWGGLYDLRLKLSLESKPLRIPEPLYTRVPHDLRKTGDKQFDYVDPRRRDFQVEMEEIATRHLQRLGAYLQAEFKPRPASDETFAARASVVIPVRNRERTIAEAVRSALSQQTDFGFNVIVVDNHSTDGTTPILAELAAQDNRLVHLIPERRDLGIGGCWNVAVFSAQCGEVAVQLDSDDLYADPYTLAKIVAAFDAGGYAMVIGSYTIVNFELEEMPPGLIDHREWTRDNGRNNALRINGLGAPRAFYVPLLRRFGLPNVSYGEDYAAALRISREFEIGRIYESLYFARRWEGNSDAALPLATANRYDYYKDYLRTVEIEARRRMNQR; from the coding sequence ATGCCAACCATAACCGCAGTCTTGAGCGCCGATGGCGACCCGCGGGCGGCTAGCGCGTCGCTTGCCGCACACGCCGCCGTCACAGAGATCATCCACTTTGCCCGCGAAGCGCCGCTCGCTTCAACGCCTGCCGACGCGAAATCGCGTGTTATCACCGGCGACTTCTTGAGCGGGCGCGGCATCAACGAGCTGATCGAGTCGGCGGCGGGCGATTACCTGCTGATTGTCTTGCCCGGCGAAGAGGTCGAATTCGGGCAGCACGCCATTGCGCGATTTCTGCAAGTCGCCACTGACACCGGCGGCAATTTCGTCTATTCCGATTTCCGCGACGCCGCGGGCGACAGTCTGAGCGATCACCCGTTGATCGATTATCAAACCGGCAGCATCCGCGACAGCTTCGATTTCGGCTCGGTGGTCTTGATCGCCAGGGACGCGGCCCGCGACGCCCTTAGCCGCCACGGCGCGATTGACGAGCAATGGCGATGGGGCGGCCTTTATGACTTGCGCCTGAAACTCTCGCTTGAATCGAAGCCTTTGCGCATCCCTGAGCCACTTTACACGCGCGTTCCCCACGACTTGCGCAAGACCGGCGATAAGCAGTTCGACTACGTTGATCCGCGCCGGCGCGACTTTCAGGTCGAGATGGAAGAGATCGCCACTCGCCACTTGCAACGCCTGGGCGCATATCTGCAAGCCGAATTCAAGCCGCGCCCGGCAAGCGACGAAACTTTTGCGGCGCGCGCTTCGGTGGTGATCCCTGTGCGCAACCGCGAGCGCACGATTGCCGAAGCCGTGCGCAGCGCCCTTTCACAACAAACAGACTTCGGCTTCAATGTCATCGTCGTTGATAACCACTCGACGGACGGAACGACGCCGATACTTGCCGAGCTTGCCGCCCAAGACAACCGCCTGGTGCATCTGATTCCTGAGCGGCGCGACCTCGGCATTGGCGGCTGCTGGAACGTAGCGGTCTTTAGCGCGCAGTGCGGCGAGGTGGCCGTGCAGTTGGATTCCGATGACCTCTACGCCGACCCGTATACCCTGGCGAAGATCGTCGCCGCCTTCGATGCGGGCGGCTACGCGATGGTCATCGGCTCGTACACCATCGTCAATTTCGAGCTTGAGGAGATGCCGCCCGGCTTGATCGATCACCGCGAATGGACGCGCGACAACGGACGCAACAACGCGCTGCGCATCAACGGGCTGGGCGCGCCGCGGGCTTTCTACGTGCCGCTGCTGCGGCGGTTTGGCCTGCCGAATGTCAGCTACGGCGAGGACTACGCCGCCGCCCTGCGCATCAGCCGCGAGTTTGAGATTGGCCGCATCTACGAGTCGCTTTACTTCGCGCGCCGATGGGAAGGTAACTCTGATGCGGCGCTGCCGCTCGCGACGGCGAACCGTTACGATTATTACAAAGACTATCTGCGCACCGTAGAGATCGAAGCGCGCCGGAGGATGAATCAACGGTGA
- a CDS encoding DUF4922 domain-containing protein, which translates to MTWNDRMVGDRELSAYLKDPRDRGWAARANALIEQQRATWPLLASGIAALSEVETRRAPVAASTVLIQHNPHRIRSTAAAVDKGSVEKRPCFLCVENLPPEEMGLAYGEDFALFCNPFPIMSKHLTVVHRRHIEQTIAGNFERLLALAADLAPDYFALYNGPQCGASAPDHLHFQACAREVLPIADDLMAEIAADPAHCEICEAGPRDQFELFTMTGIGRSVIVLRGNNAEEVAAWFYRVRDKLPWPDGYTEPMMNIVCIYERGTFTTFLFPRAKHRPAVFFAEGEAQLIVSPGAIDMAGVIVTPRREDFARLDGAQIEAIYAEVSFSDDQVNEILEHVTEGREASDWV; encoded by the coding sequence GTGACCTGGAACGACCGCATGGTCGGCGACCGCGAGTTGTCGGCTTATCTCAAAGACCCGCGCGACCGCGGTTGGGCGGCGCGGGCAAACGCGTTGATTGAGCAGCAGCGGGCAACGTGGCCGCTGCTTGCCAGCGGCATCGCCGCGCTCAGCGAAGTCGAAACCCGGCGCGCGCCGGTCGCGGCGTCAACAGTCCTCATTCAACATAACCCGCACCGCATTCGCTCGACCGCCGCCGCGGTGGATAAAGGATCGGTTGAAAAGCGCCCGTGCTTCCTCTGCGTTGAGAACCTGCCGCCGGAAGAGATGGGCCTTGCGTACGGCGAAGACTTCGCGCTCTTTTGCAATCCATTTCCGATAATGAGCAAGCATCTAACCGTCGTGCATCGCCGCCATATCGAGCAGACGATTGCCGGCAACTTCGAGCGGTTGCTGGCGCTGGCCGCCGACCTTGCGCCCGATTATTTCGCGCTCTACAACGGCCCGCAATGCGGCGCGTCGGCTCCCGACCATCTCCACTTCCAGGCGTGCGCGCGAGAAGTGCTGCCGATAGCCGACGACTTGATGGCTGAGATTGCCGCCGACCCGGCGCACTGCGAAATTTGCGAAGCCGGGCCGCGCGATCAATTCGAGCTGTTCACCATGACCGGCATCGGGCGCAGCGTCATCGTTCTGCGCGGCAACAACGCTGAAGAGGTTGCCGCGTGGTTCTATCGCGTCAGGGACAAACTGCCGTGGCCTGATGGTTACACAGAGCCGATGATGAACATCGTCTGCATCTATGAGCGCGGCACCTTCACGACGTTTCTGTTTCCGCGCGCCAAGCACCGCCCCGCGGTCTTCTTTGCCGAAGGCGAGGCGCAGTTGATCGTCAGCCCCGGCGCGATTGACATGGCCGGCGTCATCGTCACGCCGCGCCGCGAAGACTTCGCCCGCCTGGACGGCGCGCAGATCGAAGCGATCTATGCCGAAGTCAGTTTCAGTGACGATCAAGTGAACGAGATTCTCGAACATGTGACCGAGGGGAGGGAAGCCAGTGATTGGGTTTGA
- a CDS encoding SpoIID/LytB domain-containing protein codes for MIGFEREPQIRVGLMTKATEARITLGGSYVTGAGEALGAGDYVARLDDGKVALTGDASDIQARSGESLRLSPVDFDASRVTVHDVTIGIDFHWQRKEAQQFQGALLIRATDDGLTIINELPLEAYLVSVISSEMSAACPPEALRAHAVVSRGWLLAQLAQAGKQSSDLVVDDQTGAGQSHNADGGAAGVPLEIIRWYGRQNHSDFDVCADDHCQRYQGISKAFSPEAFNAVRDTRGKAMVWGDEVCDTRYSKSCGGMTEVYRAGWEDRDVPYLAALYDGADDISVYALPLTDEASAEAWIRNAPPAFCNTQSKELLARILPGFDQETSDFYRWRVRYTADELRQIIESRLGVDVGRLQSLEAIERGESGRIIRLRITGDRQTLVIGKELEIRRALSRSHLYSSAIVVEDEAGADDFPQAFTLIGAGWGHGVGLCQIGAAVMADRGYAHGEILTHYFPGARLQPLY; via the coding sequence GTGATTGGGTTTGAACGAGAGCCGCAAATTCGCGTCGGCTTGATGACGAAGGCGACCGAAGCGCGCATCACGCTCGGCGGGAGTTATGTGACAGGTGCGGGCGAGGCGCTCGGCGCGGGTGATTATGTTGCGCGCCTCGACGACGGCAAGGTTGCATTGACCGGCGATGCGTCAGACATCCAGGCGCGCAGCGGCGAAAGCTTACGTCTGTCGCCCGTGGATTTCGATGCGAGCCGCGTCACCGTTCACGACGTGACTATCGGCATAGACTTCCACTGGCAGCGCAAAGAGGCGCAGCAGTTTCAGGGCGCGCTGTTGATAAGGGCGACCGACGATGGCTTGACGATCATCAACGAATTGCCGCTCGAAGCCTATCTGGTCAGCGTCATCTCATCCGAGATGAGCGCAGCCTGTCCGCCCGAGGCGTTGCGCGCTCATGCGGTCGTGTCGCGTGGCTGGCTGCTGGCGCAACTGGCCCAGGCCGGCAAGCAGTCAAGCGACCTCGTTGTTGATGACCAGACGGGCGCCGGTCAAAGCCACAATGCCGACGGGGGCGCGGCGGGCGTGCCGCTTGAGATCATTCGCTGGTATGGACGCCAGAATCACAGCGATTTTGATGTCTGCGCAGACGATCACTGCCAGCGGTATCAGGGCATCTCGAAAGCCTTTTCGCCTGAAGCGTTCAACGCCGTGCGCGACACGCGTGGCAAAGCGATGGTCTGGGGTGACGAGGTGTGTGATACGCGCTACTCGAAAAGCTGCGGCGGCATGACCGAAGTTTATCGGGCGGGGTGGGAAGACCGCGACGTGCCGTACCTCGCGGCGCTTTACGACGGCGCGGACGACATCAGCGTGTATGCGCTGCCGCTCACCGACGAAGCGAGTGCCGAGGCGTGGATTCGCAACGCGCCGCCGGCCTTTTGCAACACGCAATCAAAGGAACTGCTGGCGCGCATCCTGCCGGGCTTTGATCAAGAGACCAGCGACTTTTATCGCTGGCGCGTGCGCTACACGGCAGACGAGTTGCGACAGATTATCGAGTCGCGGCTTGGCGTAGACGTCGGGCGCCTTCAATCGCTCGAAGCCATAGAGCGCGGCGAGTCCGGGCGCATCATCCGGCTACGGATCACCGGCGACCGGCAAACGCTGGTCATCGGCAAAGAGCTTGAGATTCGCCGGGCGCTGTCGCGCTCGCACCTCTACAGCTCGGCGATTGTGGTCGAGGACGAAGCGGGCGCGGATGATTTCCCGCAAGCCTTCACGTTGATCGGCGCGGGCTGGGGTCACGGGGTTGGGCTGTGCCAGATCGGCGCGGCGGTGATGGCCGACCGCGGCTACGCGCACGGCGAGATTCTGACGCATTATTTCCCCGGCGCGCGGCTGCAACCGCTCTATTAA
- a CDS encoding DUF547 domain-containing protein has protein sequence MARFSGLISALLLTATMVMAMSETLPTALIEQTPAAPFSYAEYDRLVAKYVDGRGRVNYAGLKKELAALEAFLAQLAATGPENRPELFAGDDESKRYYLTAYNAYVLYYAAKAYPDKHALWARLGWFKNKEIRLGGRQLTLNDLEHNIIRKRFLDPRIHFYLNCGAVSCPPLKARAIAERATEAELEEGARAFINDPANVRVDAATQTLYLSKIFDWYEADFLNYLRVKRGLATPHISDYLKLYLTGATARALAGVPADQLRVKHLEYDKSLNEQ, from the coding sequence ATGGCTCGATTTTCCGGTTTAATCTCGGCGCTACTGCTTACGGCGACGATGGTGATGGCGATGAGCGAAACCCTGCCGACCGCTTTGATTGAACAGACGCCTGCCGCGCCGTTCTCGTATGCCGAATACGACCGGCTGGTCGCGAAGTACGTTGACGGGCGCGGGCGAGTCAATTATGCCGGCCTCAAAAAGGAGCTTGCGGCGCTCGAAGCCTTTCTCGCTCAACTGGCGGCGACGGGCCCTGAAAACCGTCCAGAGCTTTTCGCCGGTGACGATGAAAGCAAGCGCTACTACCTGACGGCTTACAACGCCTATGTGCTTTACTATGCGGCGAAGGCTTACCCCGATAAGCACGCGCTGTGGGCCAGGCTCGGTTGGTTCAAGAACAAAGAGATTAGGCTAGGCGGGCGACAACTGACGCTCAACGACCTGGAGCACAACATCATTCGCAAGCGTTTTCTCGACCCGCGCATCCATTTCTACTTGAACTGTGGCGCGGTGAGCTGCCCGCCGCTCAAGGCCAGAGCCATCGCCGAGCGGGCGACGGAGGCGGAGCTTGAAGAGGGCGCGCGCGCCTTTATCAACGACCCGGCGAACGTGCGCGTTGACGCCGCGACGCAGACGCTCTACCTGTCAAAGATTTTCGATTGGTACGAAGCTGACTTCTTGAATTATCTGCGCGTCAAGCGTGGTCTGGCGACGCCGCACATCAGCGATTACCTGAAGCTCTATCTGACGGGCGCGACGGCGCGAGCGCTCGCCGGCGTCCCGGCGGATCAGTTGCGCGTCAAGCACCTGGAGTACGACAAGAGCTTGAACGAGCAGTGA
- a CDS encoding ParM/StbA family protein, translated as MNVLAVDTGYSATKIYSEVKGSRKTLIFPSVIGPAEFGEDFLGTKEENFIAELSLYPGKVRNFGETAVRLNRGGEMTADRDMFTKHYNPALTLAGIARFVEEKQMPAPDTLVVGLPVNYYASQRQTLEEKLKGKHQVTLYRINGKVDHTIDFTLDNILVLPQGYGSYLSYALDRDGKKIEERLVSTAVIDGGEKTIDIVAASGGYNNTTSKSIPSSLDAVYHDMQREIDARYDDYLERSTIESYIRSKTPYITPTGEAVDLEAMRREVMQKHLPQILDRISMTVRPMRPQKVLVAGGSGDMIYDGIKEIFTSAEKVESMIFSNAIGYYRYGLLRAANANEEA; from the coding sequence ATGAATGTGCTTGCGGTTGACACTGGCTATTCGGCTACGAAAATTTATTCGGAGGTCAAAGGCTCGCGCAAGACTTTGATCTTTCCGTCGGTCATCGGCCCCGCCGAATTTGGCGAAGATTTTCTTGGCACCAAGGAAGAGAACTTCATCGCCGAGCTCAGCCTCTACCCCGGCAAGGTGCGCAACTTCGGCGAAACCGCGGTGCGATTGAATCGCGGCGGCGAGATGACTGCCGACCGTGATATGTTCACCAAGCATTACAACCCGGCGCTGACGCTGGCCGGCATCGCTCGCTTCGTGGAAGAGAAGCAGATGCCCGCGCCGGACACGCTGGTCGTCGGCCTGCCGGTGAATTACTACGCTTCGCAGCGGCAAACGCTTGAGGAAAAGCTCAAGGGCAAACACCAGGTGACCCTCTATCGCATCAACGGCAAGGTGGATCACACCATCGACTTTACGCTCGACAACATCCTGGTCCTGCCGCAAGGCTACGGCTCTTACCTGAGCTATGCGCTCGACCGCGACGGCAAAAAGATTGAAGAGCGGCTGGTGTCAACGGCGGTCATTGACGGCGGCGAAAAGACGATTGACATTGTTGCCGCGAGCGGCGGCTACAACAACACCACCTCGAAATCGATCCCCTCGTCGCTCGACGCCGTTTATCACGACATGCAGCGCGAGATCGATGCGCGCTACGACGATTACTTAGAGCGCAGCACGATTGAGTCCTACATCCGCAGCAAGACGCCTTACATCACGCCGACCGGCGAGGCGGTTGATCTGGAAGCCATGCGCCGCGAAGTGATGCAGAAGCACCTGCCGCAGATTCTCGACCGCATCTCGATGACCGTGCGCCCGATGCGGCCACAGAAAGTGCTGGTCGCAGGCGGCTCCGGCGACATGATCTATGACGGCATCAAAGAGATTTTCACTTCCGCCGAAAAGGTCGAATCGATGATCTTCTCGAACGCCATCGGCTATTACCGTTATGGATTGCTGCGCGCGGCTAACGCCAACGAAGAAGCCTAG